A genomic region of Candidatus Polarisedimenticolia bacterium contains the following coding sequences:
- a CDS encoding DNA-3-methyladenine glycosylase I translates to MSYCEVATGHPFHGPYHDREYGFPLRDDVGLFERLVLEINQAGLSWLTILKKRAAFRAAYDRFDVDRVAAYGRREKARLLRDAGIIRNRLKIDAAIENARRIAALREEHGSFAEWLDAHHPLARPAWVKLFKETFRFTGGEITGEFLISTGYLPGAHAASCPVQGRILALDPPWARAAAPRAAAPQPGAAAARPRREAGRPAGPESRAPGRRRDG, encoded by the coding sequence ATGAGCTATTGCGAGGTCGCGACGGGGCATCCGTTCCACGGCCCCTACCACGACAGGGAGTACGGCTTCCCGCTGCGCGACGACGTCGGGCTGTTCGAGCGGCTGGTCCTGGAGATCAACCAGGCGGGGCTGAGCTGGCTGACGATCCTCAAGAAGCGGGCGGCGTTCCGTGCGGCGTACGACCGGTTCGACGTCGATCGGGTCGCGGCGTACGGGCGGAGGGAGAAGGCGCGGCTGCTGCGGGACGCCGGGATCATCCGCAACCGGCTGAAGATCGACGCGGCGATCGAGAACGCGCGGCGCATTGCGGCGCTACGCGAGGAGCACGGCTCGTTCGCGGAGTGGCTCGACGCCCACCATCCGCTGGCCAGGCCCGCGTGGGTGAAGCTGTTCAAGGAGACGTTCCGCTTCACGGGTGGGGAGATCACCGGAGAGTTCCTGATCAGCACGGGGTACCTGCCGGGGGCCCACGCTGCGTCGTGCCCGGTGCAGGGGCGCATCCTGGCGCTCGATCCGCCGTGGGCCCGGGCGGCGGCGCCGCGGGCGGCAGCGCCGCAGCCGGGGGCGGCGGCGGCGCGTCCGCGCCGCGAGGCGGGCCGCCCGGCCGGGCCGGAGAGCCGCGCGCCCGGACGGAGGCGCGATGGCTGA
- a CDS encoding P1 family peptidase, whose amino-acid sequence MARRNRPAGTGIAVGGLILFIGAILLMRAVLIHGGDATSGAASASGAPAASGAPTARAGVDRADAPRKRLRDLGIVIGRMAPGANNAITDVKGVRVGHVTLVRGEGKLRPGEGPVRTGVTAILPHGGDLWREKVPAATWVLNGTGEMTGSIWIETQGALEVPILLTNTMNIGKVMDGVVEYMLKRYPDIGIGDDVVAPTVAECDDSSLNDARGRHVSVADTVRAIESASAGPVMEGAVGAGTGMISYEFKGGIGTASRVLRSEDGGWTVGVLVNANMGRRRELLVAGVPVGREITNLMPLEGAGDGSIIIVVATDAPLDHLKLRRLASKASMGLARTGTISSHGSGDIFLAFSTGNRVPHYAKPLTYTLTVVPDSHLNPLFEAVGEATEEAILNALAMATTTVGRDGNTAFALPLDRLVAIMKKYGRPPVGGAPAAKQGAAGGAPGTP is encoded by the coding sequence ATGGCGCGGCGCAATCGTCCGGCGGGAACGGGAATCGCCGTCGGCGGGCTCATCCTCTTCATTGGCGCGATCCTGCTGATGCGCGCGGTGCTGATCCACGGGGGAGATGCGACGTCCGGCGCCGCCTCTGCGTCCGGTGCACCCGCGGCGTCCGGCGCGCCCACCGCGCGCGCCGGGGTGGACCGGGCGGACGCTCCTCGCAAGCGTCTCCGCGACCTGGGGATCGTCATCGGGCGGATGGCTCCGGGGGCGAACAACGCGATCACCGACGTCAAGGGGGTGCGTGTGGGGCACGTGACGCTGGTCCGCGGCGAGGGGAAGCTGCGGCCGGGGGAGGGGCCGGTGCGCACGGGGGTGACGGCGATCCTGCCGCATGGGGGGGACCTGTGGCGCGAGAAGGTCCCGGCGGCGACCTGGGTGCTGAACGGCACGGGGGAGATGACGGGGAGCATCTGGATCGAGACGCAGGGGGCGCTCGAGGTGCCCATCCTGCTGACCAACACGATGAACATCGGGAAGGTGATGGACGGCGTGGTGGAGTACATGCTCAAGCGCTACCCGGACATCGGCATCGGCGACGACGTGGTGGCGCCGACGGTGGCGGAGTGCGACGACTCGTCGCTCAACGACGCGCGCGGGCGGCACGTGTCGGTCGCGGACACGGTGCGGGCGATCGAGTCGGCAAGCGCGGGGCCCGTGATGGAAGGGGCGGTGGGCGCGGGGACGGGGATGATCTCCTACGAGTTCAAGGGGGGGATCGGCACGGCGTCGCGCGTTCTGCGTTCGGAGGACGGCGGCTGGACGGTGGGGGTCCTGGTGAACGCGAACATGGGGCGGCGGCGCGAGCTGCTGGTGGCGGGGGTGCCGGTGGGGCGGGAGATCACCAACCTGATGCCGCTGGAGGGGGCCGGCGACGGCTCGATCATCATCGTGGTGGCGACCGACGCGCCGCTCGATCACCTGAAGCTGCGGCGGCTGGCTTCGAAGGCGTCGATGGGGCTGGCGCGCACGGGGACGATCTCGTCTCACGGCAGCGGCGACATCTTCCTGGCGTTCTCGACGGGGAACCGGGTGCCGCACTACGCGAAGCCCTTGACCTACACGCTGACCGTGGTGCCGGACTCCCACCTGAATCCGCTCTTCGAGGCGGTGGGCGAGGCGACCGAAGAGGCCATCCTGAACGCGCTGGCGATGGCGACCACGACGGTGGGGCGCGACGGCAACACGGCCTTCGCGCTGCCTCTGGACCGGCTGGTGGCGATCATGAAGAAGTACGGCCGGCCGCCGGTCGGCGGCGCGCCCGCTGCGAAGCAGGGGGCGGCGGGCGGCGCGCCGGGGACGCCATGA